A stretch of Deinococcus gobiensis I-0 DNA encodes these proteins:
- a CDS encoding DUF1349 domain-containing protein, protein MWNNLSWHSPPPLAQEQEDGALEITTGSRTDFWRTTQYGFVRDDGHALLGMAPPEFTASVRVQGMYEHLYDQAGLMVRASETQWMKTGVEYVGRQQWSTVVTHEHSDWSVLPAADLSEVTFRVIRRGDALIVHARPDRATPWTLLRVAYFPAGLPAQVGVMACSPEREGFRVTFHDLMITDVDCRPLHELVQPS, encoded by the coding sequence ATGTGGAACAACCTCAGCTGGCATTCGCCACCTCCCCTTGCGCAGGAGCAGGAAGACGGTGCGCTGGAGATCACCACAGGGAGCCGCACAGACTTCTGGCGGACCACCCAGTACGGGTTCGTGCGAGATGACGGGCACGCCCTCCTGGGGATGGCGCCACCTGAATTCACAGCGAGCGTCCGTGTGCAGGGCATGTACGAGCACCTGTACGACCAGGCGGGTCTCATGGTGCGGGCGAGCGAAACCCAGTGGATGAAGACCGGCGTGGAATATGTGGGTCGTCAGCAGTGGAGCACTGTTGTCACGCACGAACACTCTGATTGGAGTGTCCTGCCTGCGGCTGATCTTTCGGAAGTCACGTTCCGGGTCATCCGGCGAGGCGACGCCCTGATCGTCCACGCCCGTCCAGACCGCGCGACGCCCTGGACGTTGCTGCGTGTGGCTTACTTTCCAGCCGGTCTGCCCGCGCAGGTAGGCGTGATGGCTTGCAGTCCGGAGCGCGAGGGCTTCCGAGTGACCTTCCATGACCTCATGATCACTGACGTTGATTGTCGCCCCCTTCACGAGCTCGTTCAGCCGTCTTGA
- a CDS encoding BrnT family toxin has protein sequence MEFDWDDANTEHIARHAVHPEEAEEAVTDPDRVGAPAYHAQNGERRQAITGQTEDGRLLTVILTRRDDLLRVITARDASESERRAYRR, from the coding sequence ATGGAATTCGATTGGGACGACGCCAATACCGAGCACATCGCCCGGCATGCCGTCCATCCCGAAGAAGCGGAAGAGGCCGTCACCGATCCCGACCGCGTCGGCGCTCCGGCCTACCACGCCCAGAACGGCGAGCGTCGTCAGGCCATCACCGGCCAGACTGAAGACGGCCGCCTGTTGACCGTCATCCTCACCCGGCGGGACGACCTCCTGCGCGTCATCACCGCACGCGACGCCAGTGAAAGCGAACGCCGCGCCTACCGGAGGTAA
- a CDS encoding CopG family antitoxin codes for MSELTLITDMAQVPAFSTEAEEADFWATHALAEHLLGAQHADTDLLPPTRPRKSHPTSLRLGTDLERRLRHLAELKDTSYQTLLKEFVLERVYEEEKRLGVI; via the coding sequence ATGTCTGAACTGACCCTCATCACGGATATGGCCCAGGTGCCGGCGTTCTCGACCGAGGCCGAAGAAGCGGACTTCTGGGCGACGCACGCCCTGGCGGAGCATCTCCTCGGTGCGCAGCATGCCGACACAGATCTGCTGCCCCCCACGCGGCCCCGCAAATCCCATCCCACCAGTCTGCGCCTGGGCACGGATCTGGAGCGGCGTCTCCGGCATCTCGCGGAACTGAAGGACACCTCGTACCAGACCCTCCTTAAAGAATTCGTGCTGGAGCGGGTCTATGAAGAGGAAAAACGTCTGGGCGTGATCTGA
- a CDS encoding TROVE domain-containing protein, translating to MKLKTLNSRPQHITHEGAPARHITPEQQLARLVSSCLLWENTFYVDGQTVADQIREAVKAVSPDYAAQTAIRARTELKLRHVPLLIVREMARLPEHRALVAETLAAVIQRPDELTEFLAIYWQGGRQPLSGQVKKGLARAFPKFSAYQLAKYNRGGAVRLRDVLFLTHPTPQNGAQEATWKALVDGTLAAPDTWEVALSAGADKAQTFIRLLDERKLGALALLRNLRGMLAAGVPQERVRQALRETNPERVLPFRFITAARAAPTLEPELETLMLRGLEGMPKLAGHTVLLLDASGSMDAKLSGKSNLSRYEAAAALAMLARELCESVEVYTFSDDLRQHRARRGFALRDELGGTRGATYLGAAVREINTKPHDRLIVFTDEQSHDPVPGPRSWGYLVNVATDKHGVGYGPWVHMDGFSEQVMAWIQAHEQA from the coding sequence ATGAAACTGAAGACCCTGAACAGCCGTCCCCAGCACATCACGCACGAGGGCGCCCCCGCGCGCCACATCACGCCCGAGCAGCAGCTCGCGCGCCTGGTGTCCAGCTGTCTGCTGTGGGAGAACACCTTCTACGTCGACGGGCAGACCGTCGCCGACCAGATCCGCGAGGCCGTGAAGGCCGTCTCGCCCGACTACGCCGCCCAGACGGCCATCCGGGCCCGCACCGAACTCAAGCTGCGGCACGTGCCCCTGCTCATCGTGCGTGAGATGGCCCGGCTGCCCGAGCACCGCGCCCTCGTCGCCGAGACGCTCGCAGCCGTCATTCAGCGGCCCGACGAACTCACCGAGTTCCTGGCCATCTACTGGCAGGGTGGCCGGCAGCCCCTGAGCGGACAGGTCAAGAAAGGCCTGGCGCGCGCCTTCCCGAAGTTCAGCGCCTACCAACTGGCGAAATACAACCGCGGCGGCGCCGTGCGGCTGCGCGACGTGCTGTTCCTGACCCATCCCACGCCGCAGAATGGGGCGCAGGAGGCGACCTGGAAGGCGCTGGTGGACGGCACGCTGGCCGCGCCCGACACCTGGGAAGTGGCGCTCAGCGCCGGGGCGGACAAGGCCCAGACCTTCATCCGGCTGCTCGACGAACGCAAGCTCGGGGCGCTGGCCCTGCTGCGCAACCTGCGCGGCATGCTGGCGGCGGGGGTGCCCCAGGAGCGCGTGCGCCAGGCGCTACGGGAGACCAACCCGGAGCGGGTGCTGCCCTTCCGCTTCATCACGGCCGCGCGCGCCGCGCCCACGCTGGAACCCGAACTCGAAACCCTGATGCTGCGGGGTCTGGAAGGGATGCCCAAGCTGGCCGGGCATACCGTCCTCCTGTTGGATGCCAGTGGCAGCATGGACGCGAAGCTCAGCGGCAAGAGCAACCTGAGCCGCTACGAAGCGGCGGCCGCATTGGCGATGCTGGCCCGTGAGCTGTGCGAGAGCGTCGAGGTCTACACATTCAGCGATGATCTGCGCCAGCACCGGGCGCGTCGGGGCTTCGCGTTGCGCGACGAGTTGGGGGGTACGCGAGGAGCGACGTACCTGGGCGCGGCGGTGCGCGAAATCAACACCAAGCCGCATGACCGCCTGATCGTGTTCACCGACGAGCAGAGCCATGACCCGGTGCCTGGCCCCAGAAGCTGGGGCTACCTCGTGAATGTGGCGACCGACAAGCACGGCGTGGGCTACGGCCCCTGGGTGCACATGGACGGCTTCTCCGAGCAGGTCATGGCCTGGATCCAGGCCCACGAGCAGGCGTAA
- a CDS encoding transposase, whose translation MSKSQPLWERARILTDCLLAVPPTAYQQRSLGAAFSLFLNPDVKMALHRAELVSASALSRFFNEYDWDTTACWTLLRDAQWDLLLQAAQRKHHPRLRLSVDLTSVPKTGRQLPFVRVYNEVHGIHLVILFAHYGTLKFPVGYRVYRGKGTPTPVTLARDLLRTVPHTIRTRFRVRVLADSGFEAAAFLDEVRTLGFEFVVGVRSTRRTDHPGVVTVADCPHGGYVELQNWPHDTLTLGRVQRGQRVFHAVSSELMEGDKVISEGAKRWPTSSFFKESKHQFGLNRFALRTARGLDRWLLLIFVAWTLTLLGAQPGQTLASSARRALLALQPELYLNRLLHFFTKNAEFLDQHGYSLSYARCNF comes from the coding sequence GTGTCGAAGTCACAGCCTCTCTGGGAGCGTGCCCGCATACTGACAGACTGCCTGCTCGCCGTTCCTCCCACGGCTTACCAGCAACGCAGCCTCGGGGCTGCGTTCTCTCTTTTTCTCAATCCAGACGTGAAGATGGCTCTTCACCGAGCCGAGCTCGTCAGCGCCAGTGCCCTCAGTCGCTTCTTCAACGAATACGACTGGGACACCACCGCGTGCTGGACCCTTCTAAGGGACGCCCAGTGGGACCTCCTGCTCCAAGCGGCTCAGCGGAAACATCATCCGCGCCTGCGGCTGAGTGTCGATCTCACCAGCGTCCCGAAAACGGGACGCCAGCTCCCGTTCGTTCGCGTTTACAACGAGGTCCACGGCATCCATCTCGTCATCCTCTTTGCGCACTACGGGACCCTGAAGTTCCCAGTGGGGTACCGGGTGTACCGCGGCAAAGGGACGCCCACACCCGTCACACTGGCCCGTGACCTGCTGCGCACTGTTCCGCACACCATCCGCACCCGGTTCCGGGTGCGTGTCCTCGCCGATAGCGGCTTCGAGGCAGCCGCCTTTCTTGACGAGGTTCGGACGCTGGGCTTTGAATTCGTGGTCGGGGTACGGTCGACCCGGCGCACCGATCATCCTGGCGTCGTCACCGTTGCCGATTGCCCGCATGGCGGGTACGTCGAACTCCAGAACTGGCCGCACGACACCCTGACGCTCGGTCGCGTTCAGCGCGGCCAACGTGTGTTCCATGCGGTGTCCTCTGAGTTGATGGAGGGCGACAAGGTGATCTCAGAAGGGGCAAAGCGCTGGCCTACCTCGTCGTTCTTCAAGGAGAGCAAGCATCAGTTTGGGCTGAACCGTTTCGCACTGCGGACCGCCCGAGGATTGGACCGGTGGCTGCTGCTGATCTTCGTCGCTTGGACGCTGACCCTGCTGGGCGCACAACCGGGCCAAACGCTGGCGAGCAGCGCACGACGTGCGCTGCTCGCTCTTCAGCCGGAGCTGTATCTCAACCGCCTGCTGCACTTCTTCACGAAAAACGCGGAATTTCTCGACCAGCACGGCTATTCATTGTCCTATGCGAGGTGCAACTTCTGA
- a CDS encoding transposase yields MGTPWRDIPKRYGPWHPYHDRLARWERNGTWLRLFQSLQALANQAGKINWDGAVLGSSHIRAHSGAAGAKTCAAMNDARPKVKSE; encoded by the coding sequence GTGGGTACACCATGGCGTGACATCCCCAAACGGTACGGCCCGTGGCACCCCTACCACGACCGACTCGCCCGCTGGGAACGCAACGGTACTTGGTTACGTCTCTTCCAGTCCCTACAAGCTCTCGCCAATCAAGCAGGCAAAATCAACTGGGACGGTGCGGTGTTGGGTAGCAGCCACATCCGTGCCCACAGCGGCGCTGCAGGCGCAAAGACATGTGCGGCCATGAACGACGCTCGACCCAAGGTGAAGAGCGAATAG
- a CDS encoding alpha/beta fold hydrolase codes for MTVPPPATPARPAASIHHLRRGRGKPLLLIHGLGSSWQTWAPILPGLEAQREVIAIDLPGFGHTPPLPGDVTIATLADAVTDFLTREDLLGIDAVGTSMGARLVLELVRRGGVLGAVVSLDPGGFWQGWERSFFYNTVAASITLIRALQPAMPALTASPVTRSVLFAQFSSHPWALSPELTLTEMRSFAASPSTDELLRNLAYGEAQQGMPRGQLAHPLVIGWGRWDRVCVPAQAARAQALFPDARLHWFDHSGHFPHWDMPTQTLQLILNTTADSGNLEVKDRTKV; via the coding sequence GTGACTGTCCCCCCTCCCGCCACTCCGGCACGCCCCGCTGCCTCGATCCATCATCTCCGGCGCGGCCGGGGCAAGCCGCTGCTGCTCATCCACGGGCTGGGCAGTTCCTGGCAGACCTGGGCCCCAATCCTGCCCGGACTGGAAGCGCAGCGTGAGGTGATTGCCATTGACCTGCCCGGCTTCGGTCACACGCCCCCGTTGCCCGGGGACGTGACCATCGCCACGCTCGCTGACGCGGTAACCGATTTTCTGACGCGCGAGGATCTTCTGGGCATCGATGCCGTGGGCACCTCGATGGGTGCCCGGCTGGTGCTGGAACTCGTGCGGCGTGGGGGCGTCCTGGGCGCGGTAGTGTCGCTTGATCCCGGCGGGTTCTGGCAGGGCTGGGAACGGAGCTTCTTTTACAACACGGTGGCGGCGTCCATCACACTGATCCGGGCGCTCCAGCCGGCCATGCCCGCCCTGACAGCGTCGCCCGTCACCCGCAGCGTCCTGTTCGCCCAGTTCTCCTCGCATCCATGGGCCCTGAGTCCGGAACTCACCCTGACCGAGATGCGGAGTTTCGCGGCGTCACCGTCCACCGATGAACTGCTGCGGAACCTGGCGTACGGCGAGGCGCAGCAGGGCATGCCCCGGGGTCAGCTGGCGCATCCGCTGGTGATCGGCTGGGGCCGCTGGGATCGGGTGTGCGTGCCGGCGCAGGCTGCGAGGGCCCAGGCGCTCTTTCCCGACGCCCGGCTGCACTGGTTCGACCACAGCGGCCACTTTCCGCACTGGGACATGCCCACACAGACGTTGCAGTTGATTCTGAACACCACCGCCGATTCTGGCAACTTAGAGGTTAAGGACAGAACGAAGGTATAA
- a CDS encoding NF041680 family putative transposase, which translates to MNASAPLDHLQAFRNGVYHCFDHRSDALFNLFDAITVAGLVPSFAHLSLQGPFERGHGSLYAALTQGTLGAERVRALVGTTLNDDYPLVFAIDTSTWVRNDAETSPQRGYFYHPSRHSAGKPVVAGWSYSWVAQLGPVSSSWTAPLDVRRVAPGRTVHEIADEQVQHVMNLLPAGGASPLFVFDGGYDPVRLAKLKDADSVSVLVRVRRNRRFFFDATTRPGSQGGRPRIHGAKFLCADQTTWPAPHLEHLETTEQYGTVHVRAWTGLHVKTTQDTRPGSRHFKPTYSGTVLLLEVAKLPRETRQPQAFWLWWRGPGVPDLAMLWRAYTRRFDLEHTFRFCKQTLNWETPRLRHPEQADRWTLLVLLAFTQLRLAQPVVTDARLPWQRPQERGRLTPSRVRQGFIQLLVPLGSPACAPKPSGRSPGRPKGKCSGRAPRFPALKKTA; encoded by the coding sequence ATGAACGCCTCAGCTCCGCTTGACCACCTGCAGGCCTTTCGGAATGGCGTTTACCACTGCTTCGACCATCGTTCAGATGCGTTGTTCAACCTCTTTGACGCCATCACCGTTGCGGGACTGGTGCCCAGCTTCGCGCACCTCAGTCTTCAAGGACCCTTCGAGCGTGGTCATGGCAGCCTGTACGCAGCATTGACTCAGGGCACGCTCGGTGCCGAGCGTGTTCGAGCACTGGTCGGCACCACCCTGAATGACGACTATCCACTCGTCTTTGCCATCGATACCTCGACCTGGGTCCGAAACGATGCCGAGACCAGTCCACAGCGGGGCTACTTCTACCATCCGAGTCGTCACAGTGCCGGGAAACCTGTCGTCGCGGGCTGGTCTTACTCCTGGGTTGCCCAACTCGGACCCGTCAGCAGCAGCTGGACTGCACCTCTCGATGTGCGTCGAGTCGCTCCCGGCCGGACAGTACACGAGATAGCCGACGAACAGGTTCAACACGTTATGAATTTGCTTCCCGCAGGAGGCGCATCGCCGCTCTTCGTCTTCGATGGCGGGTACGATCCTGTCCGCCTGGCGAAGCTCAAGGACGCTGACTCTGTCAGCGTCCTAGTCCGTGTCCGGCGCAATCGACGGTTCTTCTTCGATGCTACGACGCGTCCGGGTTCCCAGGGAGGTCGCCCACGCATTCATGGAGCTAAGTTTCTATGCGCGGACCAGACCACTTGGCCGGCACCCCATCTGGAGCATCTGGAAACCACGGAGCAGTACGGGACGGTCCATGTGCGTGCCTGGACGGGGCTGCACGTCAAGACCACTCAGGACACGCGGCCAGGATCGCGTCACTTCAAACCGACGTACAGCGGGACCGTGTTGTTGTTGGAGGTGGCGAAGTTGCCCCGGGAAACGCGTCAACCGCAGGCCTTCTGGCTCTGGTGGCGGGGACCAGGCGTGCCGGATCTGGCGATGCTGTGGCGTGCTTACACGCGTCGGTTCGATCTGGAACATACGTTTCGCTTCTGCAAACAGACGCTGAACTGGGAAACACCACGTCTGCGTCATCCGGAGCAGGCGGACCGCTGGACGCTGTTGGTGCTGCTGGCCTTCACCCAGTTGCGCCTGGCTCAGCCGGTGGTGACCGATGCCCGTCTTCCATGGCAGCGACCACAGGAACGTGGTCGCTTGACGCCGAGTCGAGTCCGGCAAGGTTTTATCCAGCTGTTGGTACCCCTGGGAAGTCCAGCTTGCGCGCCAAAACCGTCAGGCCGTTCACCAGGACGACCCAAAGGGAAGTGTTCAGGCCGAGCGCCTCGCTTCCCGGCTCTGAAAAAGACCGCCTGA
- a CDS encoding replication initiator protein A gives MAQEQSMITRYGVEERNLSRLNPILGLNRVNSEMTGWHKIVDLAELGTVELICDAGTGVVPHGIDADVMFALITAYELQGRPIDNTVRLTLSELCDYAGLTPGGITYKNIHSSLDRLYGVKYKAESCWVNLNKSKKKWETLVFHLIDQYSAKDETEGEAKLFTTTTTLEVSIGRSLANSINSGFSRKIDLDFYKLLRQPLARLLYRNLEEVKSENRAQTFLVPIMSWGEHLGLREVDPDSPKKNIPKTRTLEAKLIRRALEPAHNDLINRRYLKDVTYIGRGSKQSILYTFSLEEEVSKPVDLELVGILTSRGVSLGRAQELVRTTPTTTIMQSAKLFDQRIAEGFRPRNRGGVMADLLTHPEKYQKVEEIPAAVIARPLTRAQEVVESLAEPAQPPRSKQQVEAVLSNVLEQTTADRELRERLIAQFVEGRHSIMDFITLARLSDTEARAKAAELLSL, from the coding sequence ATGGCTCAGGAACAGAGCATGATTACCAGATACGGCGTTGAGGAGCGGAACCTCTCTCGGCTCAACCCCATCCTGGGCCTCAACAGGGTCAATAGTGAGATGACCGGTTGGCATAAAATCGTTGATCTAGCCGAGCTGGGAACTGTGGAGCTCATTTGTGATGCCGGTACAGGTGTAGTTCCTCATGGCATAGACGCTGATGTGATGTTCGCGTTGATTACAGCCTATGAATTACAGGGCAGACCAATAGATAACACAGTCAGACTAACGCTTTCTGAACTATGTGATTATGCGGGGTTGACCCCCGGTGGCATTACTTATAAAAATATACACAGTAGTTTAGATAGGCTTTACGGTGTTAAATATAAGGCTGAGAGTTGTTGGGTAAATTTAAATAAATCAAAGAAAAAGTGGGAAACTCTAGTTTTTCATCTTATAGATCAATATTCGGCCAAAGACGAAACAGAAGGAGAGGCTAAGCTATTTACTACTACTACAACTCTAGAAGTTAGTATTGGTAGATCTCTGGCAAATAGTATAAACTCAGGTTTTTCTAGAAAAATTGATCTTGATTTTTACAAGCTTCTGAGACAACCCCTAGCCAGACTGCTTTATCGTAATTTGGAAGAGGTCAAGTCGGAAAACCGAGCGCAGACCTTCTTGGTTCCTATTATGTCTTGGGGCGAACATCTAGGACTGCGAGAAGTTGATCCTGACTCGCCAAAAAAGAATATTCCAAAAACAAGGACTCTTGAAGCTAAACTCATACGTAGAGCGTTAGAGCCTGCTCATAACGATTTGATAAATAGAAGATATTTAAAAGATGTAACTTATATAGGTAGAGGTAGTAAGCAAAGTATATTATACACATTTTCACTCGAAGAAGAAGTTAGCAAGCCTGTAGATCTGGAGTTGGTTGGTATATTAACTTCGCGCGGAGTTTCATTAGGACGCGCTCAGGAACTAGTTCGCACTACGCCAACTACAACAATTATGCAAAGCGCCAAACTCTTTGATCAAAGAATTGCTGAAGGCTTCAGGCCCAGAAATCGTGGTGGAGTCATGGCTGATCTTCTGACTCATCCTGAGAAGTACCAGAAAGTTGAGGAGATTCCGGCAGCGGTCATCGCCCGCCCCCTCACACGGGCGCAAGAGGTCGTTGAAAGCCTTGCGGAACCCGCCCAGCCGCCACGTTCCAAACAGCAGGTCGAAGCTGTGCTCTCTAACGTTTTGGAGCAAACGACAGCGGACCGCGAACTTCGGGAGCGTCTCATCGCTCAGTTTGTCGAGGGCCGGCACAGCATCATGGATTTCATCACCCTCGCCCGGCTCTCCGATACGGAAGCGCGGGCCAAGGCGGCTGAACTGCTCTCCCTCTGA
- a CDS encoding C39 family peptidase — MTQVLGDFGLHVALADVSRLTRPTERSYMTAQAIVDFAPKVGMEARLYAGGSLDTVRTVIRLGLPLIARQSHIPRAGTVIPHWRVVVGYDDVRQQVYLMDPLLGDVQMSYSDFTRVWADHREQFALLYPPSWRVRAQQATG, encoded by the coding sequence ATCACCCAGGTCCTCGGCGACTTCGGCCTGCACGTCGCTCTCGCGGACGTCAGCCGACTCACCCGCCCCACCGAGCGCTCGTACATGACCGCCCAGGCCATCGTGGATTTCGCGCCCAAAGTCGGCATGGAGGCCCGATTGTACGCGGGCGGCTCCCTCGACACTGTCCGCACGGTCATCCGCCTCGGCCTGCCCCTCATCGCCCGGCAATCCCACATCCCACGCGCGGGGACCGTCATCCCTCACTGGCGCGTCGTCGTGGGCTACGACGACGTTCGGCAGCAGGTGTACCTGATGGACCCCCTCCTGGGCGACGTGCAGATGAGTTACAGCGACTTCACACGCGTCTGGGCGGATCACCGGGAGCAGTTCGCCCTCCTGTATCCGCCCAGTTGGCGCGTACGCGCCCAGCAAGCTACGGGGTGA
- a CDS encoding bifunctional DNA primase/polymerase encodes MTLLLEEALDYLGWGWSILPIHAGNEHDKNPHSSLLIRTGYFRRDEEDRVRATWKPLQLQAPTVDQVTHWFQSSGAQVGVALVTGQISGRIVIDFDGEEGRAFAHELDVRPHVRTGGGYHWHLQAPPWPTRNLVGKQHPHAPDCVDVRGDGGNAVLPPTSTRKGPYLWLRDPRDPDPIEAVPEDLREALGLVRPAMPSMPTGSYTGPLPQGSKRFPSQRILDWALGKVNAGGGGRNDVGNQLAWALYNNGYDDEEVARVGHAYVQLVGHLHLPAYTWAEFQASQRSAKAADRGEPWGQPAAPGSTGEKRAQSPAQALEGVFSTLTPEDQARGAFLLAYAWASERRPLPDTVKYLRLIGHAGAAQTARQAYEAAERGHAQTGTLEGFLAARQVRLGRGA; translated from the coding sequence ATGACGCTGTTGCTTGAGGAGGCCCTGGATTACCTGGGATGGGGCTGGAGCATCCTCCCCATCCACGCGGGGAACGAGCACGATAAGAACCCACATTCGTCCCTCCTGATCCGCACGGGATACTTCCGCCGCGACGAGGAAGACAGGGTTCGAGCCACCTGGAAACCCCTCCAACTTCAGGCCCCGACCGTCGATCAGGTCACGCACTGGTTCCAGAGCAGCGGCGCGCAGGTGGGCGTCGCGCTTGTGACCGGTCAGATCAGCGGCCGAATCGTCATTGACTTTGATGGCGAAGAGGGGCGAGCGTTCGCGCACGAGCTGGATGTGCGGCCGCACGTGCGCACTGGGGGCGGGTACCACTGGCATCTCCAGGCGCCGCCCTGGCCGACGCGCAATCTGGTCGGGAAGCAGCATCCACACGCACCGGATTGTGTGGATGTGCGGGGAGACGGGGGCAACGCAGTGTTGCCCCCGACGTCTACCCGTAAGGGCCCCTACCTCTGGCTGCGCGATCCCCGTGATCCTGATCCCATTGAGGCTGTCCCCGAAGACCTCCGTGAGGCCTTGGGGTTGGTCCGGCCTGCGATGCCCTCCATGCCTACGGGGAGCTACACGGGGCCTCTCCCCCAGGGGTCGAAGCGTTTTCCATCTCAGCGCATCCTGGACTGGGCGCTTGGGAAGGTCAACGCGGGTGGCGGCGGCCGCAACGATGTGGGCAACCAGCTGGCGTGGGCGCTCTACAACAACGGGTACGACGACGAGGAGGTCGCGCGGGTGGGGCACGCCTACGTGCAACTGGTGGGGCACCTGCACCTGCCGGCGTATACCTGGGCAGAATTCCAGGCCTCCCAGCGCAGTGCCAAGGCGGCTGACCGAGGTGAACCCTGGGGTCAGCCGGCCGCACCAGGCAGCACGGGCGAGAAGAGGGCTCAGAGTCCTGCGCAGGCGCTCGAGGGGGTCTTCTCGACCCTGACCCCAGAGGACCAGGCGCGTGGGGCCTTCCTCCTCGCCTACGCCTGGGCCAGCGAGCGCCGACCCTTGCCGGACACCGTGAAGTACCTGCGCCTGATCGGGCATGCGGGGGCCGCGCAGACCGCTCGTCAGGCCTACGAGGCGGCAGAACGCGGGCACGCCCAGACGGGCACGCTGGAGGGCTTCCTGGCGGCCCGGCAGGTGCGTCTCGGGCGGGGGGCTTGA